One Helicoverpa zea isolate HzStark_Cry1AcR chromosome 11, ilHelZeax1.1, whole genome shotgun sequence genomic window carries:
- the LOC124634584 gene encoding uncharacterized protein LOC124634584, producing the protein MLLPGKFSPKTWLFVTILVSTIIAYSESSAGKTHSAEYNPRAVDENSSSDSNSSSGSSKKKTSPRAESSGSVEKGRSKKEEAKEPAKAPKSSNSDDDDDEKNSGSREEKVRSTRGLKAGDFEPEEENPKIHARYKKNSESANSDDKSGERRRYRRSIDRFDDNEGAYV; encoded by the exons ATGCTGCTGCCAGGCAAATTCAGCCCAAAAACATGGCTTTTCGTGACG ATATTGGTATCTACGATCATTGCATACAGTGAATCTTCAGCAGGAAAAACGC ATTCTGCTGAATATAATCCTAGAGCCGTAGACGAGAACAGCAGTAGCGACAGTAATAGCAGCAGCGGTAgtagtaaaaagaaaacaagtcCAAGGGCGGAATCCAGTGGAAGTGTTGAAAAAGGACGGTCTAAAAAAGAAGAAGCCAAAGAACCAGCTAAAGCACCCAAGTCTAGCAACAGTGACGACGATGATGACGagaaaaatt CCGGATCCCGAGAAGAAAAAGTAAGAAGTACGAGAGGTCTAAAAGCTGGTGATTTTGAGCCAGAAGAAG AAAATCCCAAAATACACGCAAGATACAAGAAGAATTCAGAGTCAGCAAATAGTGATGACAAGTCAG GTGAACGTCGTCGCTACAGACGAAGTATTGATAGATTTGATGACAACGAAGGCGCGTATGTTTAG
- the LOC124634462 gene encoding uncharacterized protein LOC124634462 isoform X1: MFKMPFKIVQTIEKGNIVLTCVPHQWESDGVLYWPRKQTQSQTSKLQKDEGSWPDESWEKINCAVKRRSIKTYQNAIHEIDIMSNNSDTEPDIEYVSSKKQRNCSDLPQLSYDNMAEEILKNNEHNASSAIIPEDGEQIMVTNYEITTPKESTPSETPLSAPQENIEKYIVIPESNQSDTPIIYSYINKETSLSEEQCELKSMKIDITTIKSDLKSINDDMKTIMGTLNTTLNNQAVLHETLKSILLQVTEIQVTNEEFIKKSITEKQNHSLMLKPIQDLKDLEEFENKLMDSDYREDLLRKFSVFGTKGTGKGITRAYTIIDILFERKFFKSCSWTGASRSQNETTEKICLKGFSKMIGFFFEVIYKQDSSFHLTDCHNFFKTILRNADQRAKSKQLRTSASKCRGKNSAKRTSSENPTSTPQTTGNQLEVEDVTEEIFV, from the exons AT gtTCAAAATGCCATTTAAAATTGTTCAGACCATTGAAAAGGGTAACATTGTATTGACATGTGTACCACATCAATGGGAGAGCGATGGAGTTTTGTATTGGCCCAGAAAACAAACCCAGTCACAGACGAGTAAGTTACAAAAGGATGAAGGTAGTTGGCCCGATGAATCTTGGGAAAAAATAAACTGTGCGGTAAAAAGGCGGAGCATAAAAACGTATCAAAATGCAATACATGAAATTGATATAATGAGCAATAATTCAGACACAGAACCTGACATAGAATACGTCTCATCAAAAAAACAGCGCAATTGCTCTGATCTTCCACAGCTGTCATATGATAATATGGCAGAAGAAATTTTAAAG aatAATGAGCATAATGCTTCTTCAGCAATAATACCTGAAGATGGAGAACAAATAATGGTG ACTAATTACGAAATCACGACACCGAAAGAGTCAACTCCATCTGAAACACCGTTGAGCGCGCCgcaagaaaatattgaaaaatacattgttattCCTGAAAGTAATCAGTCGGACACACCTATAATATACTCGTACATTAATAAAGAAACAAGTTTATCAGAAGAACAATGCGAATTAAAATCCATGAAAATAGATATCACCACTATTAAAAGTGACCTAAAATCCATAAATGACGATATGAAGACTATAATGGGGACCCTAAACACAACACTAAATAATCAAGCCGTATTACACGAAACACTGAAATCGATTTTATTACAAGTGACTGAAATACAAGTTACGAACGaagaattcattaaaaaatctattacAGAAAAACAAAACCATTCGTTGATGTTAAAACCAATACAAGATTTAAAAGATTTAGAagagtttgaaaataaattgatggaTTCTGATTATAGAGAAGATTTACTAAGAAAGTTTAGTGTGTTTGGCACTAAAGGGACAGGGAAGGGAATCACAAGAGCATATacaattattgatattttgtttgaaagaaagtttttcaaatcgTGTTCGTGGACTGGAGCTTCACGTTCCCAAAATGAAACAACAGAAAAAATCTGCTTAAAAGGTTTCTCTAAGATGATTGGTTTCttttttgaagttatttataaacaagaCTCGTCGTTCCATTTAACTGACtgtcataatttttttaaaacaattttgcgAAATGCCGATCAGCGGGCCAAATCGAAGCAATTACGAACTTCCGCAAGTAAATGCAGAGGAAAAAATAGCGCCAAAAGGACTTCTTCTGAAAATCCTACATCTACACCACAAACCACTGGTAACCAATTAGAAGTTGAAGATGTTACAGAGGAAATTTTTGTCTGA
- the LOC124634462 gene encoding uncharacterized protein LOC124634462 isoform X2: MPFKIVQTIEKGNIVLTCVPHQWESDGVLYWPRKQTQSQTSKLQKDEGSWPDESWEKINCAVKRRSIKTYQNAIHEIDIMSNNSDTEPDIEYVSSKKQRNCSDLPQLSYDNMAEEILKNNEHNASSAIIPEDGEQIMVTNYEITTPKESTPSETPLSAPQENIEKYIVIPESNQSDTPIIYSYINKETSLSEEQCELKSMKIDITTIKSDLKSINDDMKTIMGTLNTTLNNQAVLHETLKSILLQVTEIQVTNEEFIKKSITEKQNHSLMLKPIQDLKDLEEFENKLMDSDYREDLLRKFSVFGTKGTGKGITRAYTIIDILFERKFFKSCSWTGASRSQNETTEKICLKGFSKMIGFFFEVIYKQDSSFHLTDCHNFFKTILRNADQRAKSKQLRTSASKCRGKNSAKRTSSENPTSTPQTTGNQLEVEDVTEEIFV; encoded by the exons ATGCCATTTAAAATTGTTCAGACCATTGAAAAGGGTAACATTGTATTGACATGTGTACCACATCAATGGGAGAGCGATGGAGTTTTGTATTGGCCCAGAAAACAAACCCAGTCACAGACGAGTAAGTTACAAAAGGATGAAGGTAGTTGGCCCGATGAATCTTGGGAAAAAATAAACTGTGCGGTAAAAAGGCGGAGCATAAAAACGTATCAAAATGCAATACATGAAATTGATATAATGAGCAATAATTCAGACACAGAACCTGACATAGAATACGTCTCATCAAAAAAACAGCGCAATTGCTCTGATCTTCCACAGCTGTCATATGATAATATGGCAGAAGAAATTTTAAAG aatAATGAGCATAATGCTTCTTCAGCAATAATACCTGAAGATGGAGAACAAATAATGGTG ACTAATTACGAAATCACGACACCGAAAGAGTCAACTCCATCTGAAACACCGTTGAGCGCGCCgcaagaaaatattgaaaaatacattgttattCCTGAAAGTAATCAGTCGGACACACCTATAATATACTCGTACATTAATAAAGAAACAAGTTTATCAGAAGAACAATGCGAATTAAAATCCATGAAAATAGATATCACCACTATTAAAAGTGACCTAAAATCCATAAATGACGATATGAAGACTATAATGGGGACCCTAAACACAACACTAAATAATCAAGCCGTATTACACGAAACACTGAAATCGATTTTATTACAAGTGACTGAAATACAAGTTACGAACGaagaattcattaaaaaatctattacAGAAAAACAAAACCATTCGTTGATGTTAAAACCAATACAAGATTTAAAAGATTTAGAagagtttgaaaataaattgatggaTTCTGATTATAGAGAAGATTTACTAAGAAAGTTTAGTGTGTTTGGCACTAAAGGGACAGGGAAGGGAATCACAAGAGCATATacaattattgatattttgtttgaaagaaagtttttcaaatcgTGTTCGTGGACTGGAGCTTCACGTTCCCAAAATGAAACAACAGAAAAAATCTGCTTAAAAGGTTTCTCTAAGATGATTGGTTTCttttttgaagttatttataaacaagaCTCGTCGTTCCATTTAACTGACtgtcataatttttttaaaacaattttgcgAAATGCCGATCAGCGGGCCAAATCGAAGCAATTACGAACTTCCGCAAGTAAATGCAGAGGAAAAAATAGCGCCAAAAGGACTTCTTCTGAAAATCCTACATCTACACCACAAACCACTGGTAACCAATTAGAAGTTGAAGATGTTACAGAGGAAATTTTTGTCTGA